In one Hyphomicrobium sp. 99 genomic region, the following are encoded:
- a CDS encoding cytochrome c family protein — MKKISLQAGIALVAAAATLYGLGTTATLLAQSNSNDDLELAFNGHCRECHSFDKGDNRLGPTLYGVVGRKAGTVPGFPYSDSLKGAGITWNEKNLDQWIANPNAVVPGNNMGAIFSGLSDAGERAKIIAFLKQDTKKGEKM; from the coding sequence ATGAAAAAAATCTCCCTTCAGGCCGGCATCGCGCTCGTCGCTGCGGCAGCGACTCTCTACGGTCTCGGCACGACCGCTACCCTTCTCGCTCAAAGCAACTCGAACGACGATCTCGAACTCGCTTTCAACGGCCATTGCCGCGAGTGCCATTCGTTCGATAAGGGCGACAATCGATTGGGCCCGACGCTTTACGGTGTCGTCGGCCGGAAAGCCGGAACAGTTCCTGGCTTCCCCTATTCCGACTCGCTCAAGGGTGCGGGCATCACATGGAATGAGAAGAATCTTGACCAGTGGATCGCAAATCCGAACGCCGTCGTGCCGGGCAACAACATGGGCGCGATTTTCAGTGGGCTGTCGGACGCTGGCGAGCGCGCGAAGATTATTGCCTTCCTCAAGCAGGACACGAAGAAGGGCGAAAAGATGTGA